DNA sequence from the Hyalangium ruber genome:
CGGCGCGTGCTCAGCTTCCCTCTGCGTCGACTCCTCCTGCCTTCCCGGATGCGCCACCCGGCCGTCGCATCGGCACCGCGCTCGAAACCTGGGCCCAGGCAGTCCCCACCGCCCTGGTCATCTTCCTGGATGAAATCGACGCGCTCCGCGATGAAGTGCTGGTGTCCGTCCTGCGCCAGCTGCGCGACGGCTACCGCAACCGCCCGAAGCTCTTTCCTTCTTCCCTGGCGCTCGTCGGACTGAGAGACGTGCGCGACTACAAGGTAGCCGCAGGCGGCGGCGACACGCTGGGCACCGCGAGCCCCTTCAACATCAAGGTCGAGTCGCTCACCCTGCGCAACTTCACCCGCGACGAGGTGGCCGAGCTCTACGCCCAGCACACGGCGGATACAGGCCAGCCCTTCCTCCCAGAGGCCGTGAACCGGGCCTTCTACTGGTCACAAGGCCAGCCCTGGCTGGTCAACGCCCTGGCCCGGCAGATGGTGGAGCAGTTGGTGCCCGATCCGGCCCAGCCCCTCACAGCCGCCCACGCGGATGCGGCCAAGGAGATCCTCCTGCGCCGCCAGGACACGCACCTGGACAGCCTGACCGAGCGCCTGCGCGAACCACGCGTGCGCGGCATCCTCGAGCCCATTCTCGCGGGCCTCGTCCTGGGAGATGTGCCCAGCGATGATCTGCGCTTCGTCCAGGATCTGGGCCTGGTGCGCATGGCGGAGAAGGGAGGGTTGGAGATCGCCAACCCGCTGTACCGGGAGATCATCCCCCAGGTGCTGGCGAACACGGCCTTTGCCTCCCTGCCGCCTCAATCCGTCACCTGGCGCCGGGCCGACGGACGCTTGGACATGGAGCGCCTCATGGAGGCATTCCTCGCCTTCTGGCGGCAACACGGCCAACCCCTGCTGGGCACGGCCCCCTATCATGAGATCGCTCCGCACCTGGTGCTGATGGCCTTCCTGCACCGCGTGGCCAACGGAGGCGGCACGCTGGAGCGCGAGTACGCCATCGGCACCGGGCGCATGGACTTGTGTCTGCGCTACGGCCCCGACACGTTGGCCCTAGAGCTGAAGGTATGGCGTGACGGGGAGAAGGACCCTCTGGACGATGGGTTGGCCCAGCTCGACGGATACCTGGCCGGGCTGGGGCTCACTACGGGCTGGCTGGTCATCTTCGACCGACGCAGCGGGCAGCCCCCCATCGCCGAGCGCACCCAAGCCACCCAGGCGCTAACGCCCGCGGGACGGCGTGTCACCGTCCTGCGGGCCTGACGCTACCCGTCAGCTCACTTCGGCAGCGTGCGGTACTTCTCGAAGAGGGCCTGCTGCCGGCTGGTGAGCGGCACCTGCTTGCCACCCAGCCACATGCCCAGCGGGCGGCTCGAGGACTCCAGCGGATCTCCGTTCCACAGCACCAGGTCCGCCACCGCGCCCGGGGCCACGCGCCCACCGTCCACGCCGAACGCCTCCGCCACGTTCGAGGTGATGGCGCGCAGCGCCTCCGTGTGCGGCAGGCCCCACGCCACCGCGTTGCCCGCCTCCTGGGGCAGCGTACGCACCATGTGCGCCTCGCCCAGCGTGGAGAACAGCACCTTCACCCCCGCCGCGCTCAGCAGCGCCGCCGAGTCCAACCGGCTGCTCAGGCCGTCGAAGCTCTGGGGCAAGTTCTGCGTCGGGTGGATGATGACCGGCACCTTCGCCGCGGCCAGCTCCTTGGCCACCACCCACGCCTCATCGCCTCCCGCGAGGATGAGCTTGAGCCCGTACTCGCGCCCCAGCTCCAGCGCCGCGAGCATGTCCCCCGCCCGGTCCGCCGCCACCACCACTGGCAGCGTGCCCGCGAGCACCGGCTGCAGCGCCTCCAGGTCCAGCCGGCTCGCCGCCACCGGGCGCATGCGGTTCTGCTCGAACTCTCCCCTGCGCTTGCCGTACTCCCGCGCGTCGAAGAGCACCTCGCGCAGCCGCTCCAGCACCATGGAGCGCGAGCCCGCCACCGCGTAGCGCCCCCCCATGCCCAGGCTCACGTGGAGCGCCAGCTGCGAGCGCCGCAGGCTCCCATCCGTCGCCACCCACGCGCTCTGCCCCGACACCAGCCCGCCGCTCGGCACCGCCCCCGCCGCCGTCACGCCGCCCAGCCGCGCCACCGGGAACAGCGCCGAGGCCGGGTTGATGCCATCCGACGCCCGCAGCGCCGCTCGAATCGGATCCTTCCCGGGCTCATCCCCCCGAGGCCCCACGTCGAACGTCGTCTCCTCCGCCATCACCTCCGTCAACCCCAGGCCCGAGAAGGCCTCCATGAAGCCCGGCGTCAGCAGCCGGCCCTTGCCCTCCACCACGCGGCACCCGGCCGGCAGCGTCCCCGCCGCCCCCGCCTGCACCCGCGACACCTTCCCGTTCTCCACGACGACCGAGGCCTCCTTCACCCACTCGGTGCCCGTGAAGACCGTCACGCCCTGGAACGCCGTACACGCCTCGCCCTGCACCGGCAGGGGCTGGGCGCACGCGCGGTCCTTCGAGGCATCACACCGGGCCGCCAGCCCCAGGTCCTTCAGCGCCGGAACGGCCGCCGGCTGCGCCACCAGCCGCGCCGAGCCCAGCGCGCGCTCGCCCACCTCGAAGTCGCTCGGCTCCGCCGGGCCCGTGGCCGCGTCGAAGGTGAGCACGCCATCGGCCCACACGCGCTGCGCCCGGGCGTAGACGCTCAGCGGGTGCCCCTTCCACAGCACCACGTCCGCCATCTTCCCCGCCTCCAGCGAGCCGGTGCGGTCCTCCACCCCCATCACCCACGCGGCCTGCAGCGTCACCCAGCGCAGCGCCTCCTCCTCGGAGATGGGGATGCCGGACTCGCGCGCCCGCCACATCGCCTTGCCCGCCTCCTGGTTCAGCCGCTGGATGCCGTACGCCGAGTCCGAGTGGATGACGACGCGCGCCCCAGCCTGGCTGAGCAGGCCCGCGTTCTCCGGGATCCCGTCCCACGCCTCCATCTTGAAGCCCCACCAGTCGGCCCACGTGGCGGAGGCCACATCCTTGGCCGCCAGCTTGTCGCGCAGCTTGTAGGACTCCAGCGCGTGGTGGAACGCGCGGATGGCGAAGCCGTTCTCCTCGGCCACCTGGAGCATCACCTCCATCTCGTCGGCGCGGTAGCAGTGGTTCTGCACCAGGATCTCTCCGCGCAGCACCTGCGCCAGCGTCTCCAGCTTCAGGTCGCGCATGGGCGGCGGGCCCGCCTCCTCCGGCTTCTTCGACTTCTTCTTCTCGAAGTCCTCCAGCTTGTTGAGGTAGTCGCGCGCTTGCAGGAAGGCCTGCCGGTAGCCGGCCACGTTGGCCATGCGCGTGGAGGGCGCCATCTGGCGGCCCTGCCCGTAGACGCGGCGCGGATTCTCTCCGCACGCCATCTTCAGCACGTCCTTGGCCCCCGGAAAGCGCATCTCCACCGCCGAGCGGCCAAAGTGCAGCTTCACCGGGAAGCCCCGCCCGCCGATGAGGTTGGCGCTGCCCGGCAGCACCAGCAGGGAGGTGATTCCGCCCGCCGCCGCGCGGCGCAGGCCCGGGTCCTGCGGCCAGAAGCTGTGCTCGGCGTCCACCTCGGACGTCACCGGCGCGGTGGCCTCGTTGCCCTCATCATTGGCGAAGCTCGCGGGCGTGGAGTACACGCCCAGGTGGCTGTGCGCGTCGATGATGCCGGGCGTCACATAGAGGCCGGTGCCGTCGATCTCCTCGGCGCCCGGAGGCGAGGCCACCTCCGCGTTGCGCCCCACCGCGACGAGCTTCCCATCGGCGAAGGCCACCGCCCCGTCCTCGATGGCGGGCCCGGTGGCGGGCATCACCGTGGCGTGGCGGATGACGACGGCGCGGGACTGACTCCACGTCCGCCCCGCCTCGGTGGGAATGACGGGCAGGGAGGCGGAGGCCTCCGAGCTCGAGGTGGAGGAAGTGGTCGCGCAGGAGACCAGCAGGGGCAGCAGGGCAAGGTAGCGCATACGGCGCCCCCTCTATCACGCAAGGCCACAGCGCGCGCGGGTTCACCCGCCACGGCTACACTGTGTGGGAGTGCCCGGCACAATGCGTCAACCGGGAAATCACCTCCGAGCCCAAAGCCCACTACAATCCCCGCCGTTCATGTCTTCAGGCCCGTCAGGTCCCATTCCCCTCCACACCGTCGTCGGCGCTCGGGCGCAGGCCGATCGGCTCGCGGCGCAGCAGTTCCACCTGGTGCTGCTGGACACCGAGCGCGCCGGCACCGTGTACCCGCTGTCCGGCGAGCTGCTGCGGATCGGCAAGGCCCCCGAGAACGACGTCGTCATCGACCACCCCACCGTCAGCCGCAACCACCTGGTGGTGCGCCGCCAGGGAGACCGGTTCCTCGTGCAGGACCTGGACTCCACCAACGGCACCTTCCTGGACGGAGCCCAGGTGCGCGAGGCCTACCTGCGTCCGGGCGCGCTCCTGGAGGTGGGCGATGTGCGCCTGCGCTTCAGCCCCCAGGTGGCGCCGGTGCAGATCGACCCGTCCACCGAGGACCGGCTGGGGGACCTGGTGGGCCGCAGCGTGCCCATGCGGCAGATCTTCGCCCTGCTGCAGCGCATCTCCACCACGGACTCCACCATCCTCCTGGTGGGGGAGACGGGGGTGGGCAAGGGCGCCGCGGCCAAGGCCATCCACAAGCTGTCGCCGCGCGCCACCGGGCCGCTGGTCGTCTTCGACTGCGCCTCCGTCTCCGACTCGCTCATCGAGAGCGAGCTGTTCGGCCACGAGAAGGGCGCCTTCACCGGCGCGGTGAGCCAGCGCATCGGCTGCCTGGAGCGCGCCCACGGGGGCACGCTCTTCTTGGATGAAATCGATGACCTCGCCCTGGACCTGCAGCCCAAGTTGCTGCGCGCCATCGAGGACCGGGAGTTCCGCCGGCTGGGCGCCTCCACCGCCGTCTCCTTCGACGCGCGCATCGTCGTGGCGAGCAAGAAGGACCTGTGGGCGGAGACGCAGGCGGGCCGCTTCCGCGAGGACCTCTACTTCCGGCTCTCCGTCTTCACCGTGAGCCTGCCGTCGCTACGAGACCGCAAGGAGGACATCCCCCTGCTGGTGGACTCCTTCGCGGGCGAGGGGCTGTGGTCCCGGCTGCCGGAGCGGGTGCGCGAGCAGTTCCTGGGGCACACGTGGCCGGGCAACGTGCGCGAGCTGCGCAACGCCATGGAGCGGGCGCGGCACATGGCGGACATCCCCGAGCTGGCGGGGGACGGGCTGCTGCGCGAGTTCACCCGGGAGGCGCCCGCGGTGGAGGGCGACGCGCTGCCGGTGGAGTTCACCGGGCCCTTCAAGACATGCAAGGACGAGCTGGTGCGCGCCTTCGAGCGCGAGTACCTCACGCGCCTGCTGGGACGTACGAAGGGCAACATCGCCCGCGCGGCGCGCGAGGCCGAGCTGGACCGCAAGCACCTCTACTCTCTGCTTCACAAGTACGGTCTGGTACAGAGCGAGGGGGACTGACCCCGGTCCTCACCCTGGAGGGAAAACACACCGTATGAACCGCACTTTCCGGCTGCTGATGGCGCTGAGCCTGACGATGATGTCGCTGCACGTATCGGCCTGCTTCGGCAAGTTCAACCTCACGCGGGCGATGTGGGACTTCAACAAGAACATCTCCGGCAACAAGTTCGTGCAGTGGGCGGTGTTCCTGGTGATGGTCATCGTCCCCGTGTACGGCGTGGGCGTGCTGGTGGACTCGCTGGTCATCAACAGCATCGAGTTCTGGACGGGGGAGAACCCCGTCTCGAGCGTGGGCGGCACGGACGGGAACACGCGCGTGGTGCGGGTGAGCCCGGAGGAGACGCTGCGACTGTCACGGGTGCCGGGCTCGGACGTGATGAAGGTGGAGGTGGAGCGCGCGGGCCAGGCGCCGGTGGTGCGCTACTTCGAGCCGCTGGAGGACGGCATGGCGGTGCGTGACGACTCGGGCGCGCTGGTCATCCAGGCGCGGCAGCAGGCCGACGGCGCGGTGGCGGTGACGGATGGCACGGGCGCGACGATGGCGATGCACTCCTCCGAGGCGGTGGCGCACGCGCGGCAGATGCTCCTGAGCGATGGCCCGGTGGGGCTGGCGCAGTACGCGCGGCACCAGGGCGCGCTCTCCGAGAGCGTGGCCGAGCTCTGCACGAGCCCGCGGTAGCCCGCGGGGTGGAGCTGGCCTCGCTTACCCTCTGATCGAGCAGGCCAGCGCCCCCTCGTTTTTGCGGTTCCCATTTTCCGCCGCTCCGCCAGTCTCTCTCCTCAAGAGGAGAGCGCCCTGAGTCCGCCCACCCCACAACCCCGCGCGTCCAGAGGCACGCGGTATGGATGACGCCCAGCTGGCCCAGCTGTACGAGCGCTACGGCTTCCTCATCCATCGCCGGTGTCTGCAGCTGGTGCGCCGCCCCGAGGACGCGGAGGACGCGCTCCAGGAGACCTTCCTGCGGGTGAAGCGCTATGGCGCCCCGCGCGAGGGCGGCGCGACCCTGGCGTGGCTCTACACCATCGCCCAGCGTTGCTGCTTCGACCTCATGCAGAAGCGCGGGCGCGAACCCGCCGCCGAGGAGGAGCAAATCGCGGCCCTGGAGGCCCAAGGCGAGGGCTCTCCCGAGGACGCCGACCGCCGGGCGCTGCTGGGATTGGCGCTGCGCCAGCTCGACGACAAGACACGCGACATTGGCGTGCTGCACTTCCTGGGCGGCTACACCCAGGAAGAGGTGGCCGAGCAGACCGGCTATTCGCGCCGCACCATCGGCAAGAAGCTCCAGCAGTTCGAGGACCGCATCCGCCAGCTGTGGCAGTCGCGAGACCGCCTCCAGGAGAGACGATGAACTCCACCCCTCTGCCACCCTCCCCTCGCGGTCCCCACTGCCCGCCGGCGGCCCTGCTCGAGGCGATGAGCGCGGGAGAGGCCGCGCCCGAGTCCACCCGTGTCCACGTGGAGGGCTGTCCCGACTG
Encoded proteins:
- a CDS encoding ATP-binding protein yields the protein MPRWFNTAGPCNPANHYMIPASRRLPEVRRLIEQENYFVVHAPRQVGKTTALLSLASELTSEGRHVAVLVSMEVGAAFPKDIGAAEAAMLDSWRSAARAQLPSASTPPAFPDAPPGRRIGTALETWAQAVPTALVIFLDEIDALRDEVLVSVLRQLRDGYRNRPKLFPSSLALVGLRDVRDYKVAAGGGDTLGTASPFNIKVESLTLRNFTRDEVAELYAQHTADTGQPFLPEAVNRAFYWSQGQPWLVNALARQMVEQLVPDPAQPLTAAHADAAKEILLRRQDTHLDSLTERLREPRVRGILEPILAGLVLGDVPSDDLRFVQDLGLVRMAEKGGLEIANPLYREIIPQVLANTAFASLPPQSVTWRRADGRLDMERLMEAFLAFWRQHGQPLLGTAPYHEIAPHLVLMAFLHRVANGGGTLEREYAIGTGRMDLCLRYGPDTLALELKVWRDGEKDPLDDGLAQLDGYLAGLGLTTGWLVIFDRRSGQPPIAERTQATQALTPAGRRVTVLRA
- a CDS encoding amidohydrolase family protein; the protein is MRYLALLPLLVSCATTSSTSSSEASASLPVIPTEAGRTWSQSRAVVIRHATVMPATGPAIEDGAVAFADGKLVAVGRNAEVASPPGAEEIDGTGLYVTPGIIDAHSHLGVYSTPASFANDEGNEATAPVTSEVDAEHSFWPQDPGLRRAAAGGITSLLVLPGSANLIGGRGFPVKLHFGRSAVEMRFPGAKDVLKMACGENPRRVYGQGRQMAPSTRMANVAGYRQAFLQARDYLNKLEDFEKKKSKKPEEAGPPPMRDLKLETLAQVLRGEILVQNHCYRADEMEVMLQVAEENGFAIRAFHHALESYKLRDKLAAKDVASATWADWWGFKMEAWDGIPENAGLLSQAGARVVIHSDSAYGIQRLNQEAGKAMWRARESGIPISEEEALRWVTLQAAWVMGVEDRTGSLEAGKMADVVLWKGHPLSVYARAQRVWADGVLTFDAATGPAEPSDFEVGERALGSARLVAQPAAVPALKDLGLAARCDASKDRACAQPLPVQGEACTAFQGVTVFTGTEWVKEASVVVENGKVSRVQAGAAGTLPAGCRVVEGKGRLLTPGFMEAFSGLGLTEVMAEETTFDVGPRGDEPGKDPIRAALRASDGINPASALFPVARLGGVTAAGAVPSGGLVSGQSAWVATDGSLRRSQLALHVSLGMGGRYAVAGSRSMVLERLREVLFDAREYGKRRGEFEQNRMRPVAASRLDLEALQPVLAGTLPVVVAADRAGDMLAALELGREYGLKLILAGGDEAWVVAKELAAAKVPVIIHPTQNLPQSFDGLSSRLDSAALLSAAGVKVLFSTLGEAHMVRTLPQEAGNAVAWGLPHTEALRAITSNVAEAFGVDGGRVAPGAVADLVLWNGDPLESSSRPLGMWLGGKQVPLTSRQQALFEKYRTLPK
- a CDS encoding sigma 54-interacting transcriptional regulator, which gives rise to MSSGPSGPIPLHTVVGARAQADRLAAQQFHLVLLDTERAGTVYPLSGELLRIGKAPENDVVIDHPTVSRNHLVVRRQGDRFLVQDLDSTNGTFLDGAQVREAYLRPGALLEVGDVRLRFSPQVAPVQIDPSTEDRLGDLVGRSVPMRQIFALLQRISTTDSTILLVGETGVGKGAAAKAIHKLSPRATGPLVVFDCASVSDSLIESELFGHEKGAFTGAVSQRIGCLERAHGGTLFLDEIDDLALDLQPKLLRAIEDREFRRLGASTAVSFDARIVVASKKDLWAETQAGRFREDLYFRLSVFTVSLPSLRDRKEDIPLLVDSFAGEGLWSRLPERVREQFLGHTWPGNVRELRNAMERARHMADIPELAGDGLLREFTREAPAVEGDALPVEFTGPFKTCKDELVRAFEREYLTRLLGRTKGNIARAAREAELDRKHLYSLLHKYGLVQSEGD
- a CDS encoding DUF3332 domain-containing protein; translation: MNRTFRLLMALSLTMMSLHVSACFGKFNLTRAMWDFNKNISGNKFVQWAVFLVMVIVPVYGVGVLVDSLVINSIEFWTGENPVSSVGGTDGNTRVVRVSPEETLRLSRVPGSDVMKVEVERAGQAPVVRYFEPLEDGMAVRDDSGALVIQARQQADGAVAVTDGTGATMAMHSSEAVAHARQMLLSDGPVGLAQYARHQGALSESVAELCTSPR
- a CDS encoding RNA polymerase sigma factor, coding for MDDAQLAQLYERYGFLIHRRCLQLVRRPEDAEDALQETFLRVKRYGAPREGGATLAWLYTIAQRCCFDLMQKRGREPAAEEEQIAALEAQGEGSPEDADRRALLGLALRQLDDKTRDIGVLHFLGGYTQEEVAEQTGYSRRTIGKKLQQFEDRIRQLWQSRDRLQERR